Proteins co-encoded in one Arachis hypogaea cultivar Tifrunner chromosome 11, arahy.Tifrunner.gnm2.J5K5, whole genome shotgun sequence genomic window:
- the LOC112721020 gene encoding protein FAR1-RELATED SEQUENCE 5-like: MPDPEDGLLNEETLFDMSMLGDEAGFPNMMQTDIEPQAAQVPSHVSIEDVLKMEFFTPGEAREFYTSYSRLKGFAIRKCKRVKNAKGEIVSYTFVCNRQGFRHKKWLNKLDRKREHKPITRYRNMSDVEIAQMNSMREVGISIPKIYQSFAMQVGGFNLVRFTKQDMHNEVRKQRAARNDEKLFWRYEVAAGSRLCDIIWSDGRSQEDYEAFGDVLAFDATYGRNKYNLPVIVLSRVNHHNQTCVFAAALVSYESQDSYKWVLQRFLECMWGKAPKAVITDGDPSMRLAIMYVFSDAHHRLCTWHLLRNATAHVSQPCFTQLFKQCMLADIEVDEFEIQWEAMVDECGVREIEWVMDLYRKKLSWATAYIRGRFFAGLRTTSRCESLHAKLGGFVESRYGILDFFTNFQRCVDFLRDKEEELDFRSFYGTPVLQTQFPEIERSAATLYTREIFYRFRESLKWAGRFYIADRQDCENGCCYVIQKYRRSESTWQVLHQPQNGTFQFLVGNDIGSLPETLVLKRWCKNAKNHVTSVRQVTETGDAASRYRSRVGVFLDQCKRFAKVACLRDEDYKVFSEKMARDTIILEVKNGLCVALYVNPHLNGEGGGGIQDPVRVRTKGTGRGNVSQVSKGPKKRKCSACGKLGHRKTRCPSAPAPQHRCRGSQPVPEGCQAQPQATPSQTTRQEQSTFCASEVTTGYQELQMGVGTKKRKVRVELPNTFPQFMSKEDSIDR, encoded by the exons ATGCCAGATCCGGAAGACGGGCTTTTGAATGAG GAGACACTTTTTGACATGAGCATGTTAGGGGACGAAGCAGGATTTCCAAATATGATGCAGACAGACATAGAGCCTCAAGCTGCTCAGGTACCAAGTCATGTCAGCATTGAAGATGTGCTGAAGATGGAGTTCTTCACCCCTGGGGAAGCAAGAGAATTCTACACAAGTTATAGTAGGCTAAAAGGTTTTGCAATAAGAAAGTGTAAGAGGGTAAAAAATGCCAAAGGAGAGATTGTTAGTTACACTTTTGTTTGCAACAGACAAGGGTTTAGGCACAAGAAGTGGTTAAATAAGCTGGATAGGAAAAGAGAGCACAAGCCTATAACGCGATACAG GAATATGTCTGATGTAGAAATTGCTCAAATGAATAGCATGAGGGAAGTTGGGATAAGCATTCCAAAGATATACCAGTCATTTGCGATGCAGGTTGGGGGCTTTAACTTAGTAAGATTTACTAAGCAAGATATGCACAACGAGGTTCGAAAGCAAC GTGCTGCCAGAAACGATGAGAAACTGTTTTGGAGGTATGAGGTAGCGGCTGGTTCTCGTTTGTGTGACATTATATGGAGTGATGGTCGAAGCCAGGAAGATTATGAGGCATTCGGTGATGTCCTTGCCTTTGATGCGACCTATGGGAGGAACAAGTATAACCTTCCTGTCATTGTTTTGTCCAGGGTTAATCACCATAATCAGACATGCGTGTTTGCAGCAGCATTGGTTTCATATGAGTCACAGGATTCGTACAAATGGGTGCTGCAACGGTTTTTGGAATGCATGTGGGGAAAGGCCCCGAAGGCAGTCATAACTGATGGGGATCCTTCTATGAGGCTAGCTATTATGTATGTATTTTCAGATGCTCATCACAGACTTTGCACGTGGCACCTACTTAGGAATGCCACTGCTCATGTCTCACAACCATGTTTCACCCAATTATTCAAACAGTGCATGCTGGCTGACATAGAGGTTGATGAATTTGAAATACAGTGGGAGGCGATGGTTGATGAGTGTGGTGTTCGAGAGATTGAATGGGTGATGGACCTGTATAGAAAGAAGTTGTCATGGGCCACCGCATACATACGGGGCAGATTCTTTGCAGGTTTAAGGACAACCTCTCGGTGCGAGTCGTTGCATGCTAAGTTGGGTGGGTTTGTGGAGAGTAGATATGGGATATTGGACTTTTTTACAAACTTTCAAAGATGTGTTGATTTCCTTAGAGACAAGGAGGAGGAGCTTGACTTTCGTTCCTTTTATGGTACCCCGGTACTTCAAACACAATTCCCAGAGATTGAGAGGTCGGCGGCAACCCTGTATACCCGGGAAATTTTTTACAGGTTTCGAGAGTCCCTAAAGTGGGCTGGAAGATTTTACATTGCCGACCGCCAGGATTGTGAAAATGGATGTTGCTATGTGATACAGAAGTATCGCCGATCGGAGTCAACCTGGCAAGTCTTGCATCAGCCGCAAAATGGAACCTTTCAAT TTCTGGTTGGTAATGATATCGGTTCTTTGCCAGAGACTCTGGTCCTGAAGAGGTGGTGCAAAAACGCCAAGAACCATGTGACTTCCGTTAGACAAGTTACTGAAACGGGTGATGCTGCCTCCCGGTACCGTAGCAGAGTTGGTGTATTTCTTGACCAATGTAAGCGTTTTGCCAAGGTGGCTTGTCTAAGGGACGAGGACTACAAGGTCTTCAGTGAAAAAATGGCACGGGATACTATCATTTTGGAGGTCAAGAATGGGTTGTGTGTGGCCCTATATGTGAATCCACACCTTAACGGTGAGGGGGGTGGTGGGATACAGGATCCGGTCCGCGTCCGGACAAAAGGCACCGGCAGAGGAAATGTTTCTCAGGTATCAAAGGGCCCAAAGAAGAGAAAATGCAGTGCCTGCGGGAAACTGGGTCATCGCAAAACTCGTTGTCCCAGTGCGCCTGCCCCACAGCACAGATGTCGTGGATCGCAACCGGTTCCCGAGGGTTGCCAGGCTCAACCTCAG